In Lycium ferocissimum isolate CSIRO_LF1 chromosome 3, AGI_CSIRO_Lferr_CH_V1, whole genome shotgun sequence, the genomic window TTGTATTTGGCAGTTTATGCTAAATATGGTAATGGAATTCTGAATGTGATGAAATCTTCTTGGtgctgaaaaataaaatatgttgaCTTTGTTAAACATTTCAATTCTTAGCTAACGTTATCTGTTACGggtatctctctctctctctctctttttttttttttttttttttttttttgtggttttgGTGGGGATGGGGGGTTGGGGGATAAGGCTGTTACTGAATCTCTTTCTTTGATTTTGACTAATACTTaggtgaagggcaaaattaattTGTATATATCTTAACTTTTACAAGGTATTCAATAACACTTTTAGGCAAAGGCTAAAATCTAATAGGAGTAGCAAATCCTGATTGTTCCAAAGGAATAAGAAAGATGGAGGTGTTCAACACAAATGAAGTTCAGGTTCCAAGTGAAGCAAAGTATGACAGAAAGGCTGAACTAGAAGCCTTTGATGAGACGAAAGCCGGTGTTAAGGGACTAGTGGATGCAGGTGTCACCAAAGTACCTCGAATTTTTGTTCAACCATCAAAGAGTGAAGATTCAACAATTCATGACAGCAACAAGAAATTCAGTTTTCCAATAATTGATCTTGAAGGCATCAAGGAAGATCCGATCAAGCGAAAGAAGATAGTCCAGGAAGTCGGTCATGCATCCGAGACTTGGGGTTTCTTTCAAGTGATCAATCATGGGATTCCTAATCATGTTCTGGATGAAATGAAAGACGGGGTTATCAGGTTTTTTGAGCAAGATACTGAGGTGAAGAAGCAGTGGTATACGCGAGACTTCACAAAAGAGTTTATGTTTAACAGCAATTTTGATCTGTTTGGAGCACCAGTAACCAACTGGAGGGATACTTTTAGTGCCACCGTAGCTCCTATACCTCCAAATCCTCAAGAATTACCTTCTGTCTGCAGGTATTTCATGGTCAATATAGGCAAGTCACCAATTTTAATGATATTTCACTATAACGGCCAAGTAATTTTTTGAcggatttttcatgttatgttatattatttCTATAACATCATTTCGCTATAGCAGCAAAAAATACATACAGATAAATGAcgccgttatagagaggtttgactttATTATGTCTTTGTTTGCTTATTGTGCATCTGTTATAGGGATATTCTCCTTGAGTACACAAACCAAGTGATGAAATTAGGTGATACTCTATTTGAACTACTTTCTGAGGCCATTGGCCTCGAACCAAACCACTTCAAGGATATAGGTTGTGCCGAGGGGCTTATGGCGTTAGGCCATTATTACCCAGCATGCCCACAACCCGAACTTACTCTAGGCACCAGTAAGCATGCTGACAATGACTTCCTCACCGTGCTTCTCCAAGATAATATAGGCGGCCTCCAAGTCCTACATCAGAACCATTGGGTAGATGTTCCCCCTACTTCCGGAGCTCTCGTGGTCAATATGGGAGATATTCTACAGGTAAGTGTTACATTTAGCACATCTCTGTATCAAAAACATACTTGTCTTATCACTTATGTTATGTAGATTGATATTTTTTACTCAAATCATTTTCAGCTTATATCAAATGACAAGTTAAAAAGTGTTGATCATAGAGTACTGGCAAATAAGGTTGGTCCAAGGGTATCGTTGGCATGCTTCTTCATGTCAAATTTTGTGCCAACACAAAGGATGTATGGACCTATCAAGGAGTTGATATCGGAACACAATCCTCCAAAGTACAGAGAAACGACGATTAAGGAGTTCACAACTTATTTCAATAACAAAGGGCTGGATGGAACATCCACTCTGTTGCATTTTAGACTTTAGACTAAATAGTTCAGCAATTATTCACAGGTAAGGGGTGTGTTGAAGTAGCTGTGGAAATGATAGTTATTGTATCAAATAAGGTTTGTGTACAACTATATATGTCAAACTATGTATGCTCATTTTTCAACCATCAATAAATTCTACTCAGAGTAAGTAATCTTCATGATTATACTTACAAGGACTTCTTGAATTATTTGACTGAATTAGAGAAACTCAATGAGATGTACAAGTCATAGTAGTTGATAATAGTATTAAGAAAGGAGCAGAatcaccattttttttaatgacaaaaAAGGAGCAGAATCAGCTAAAACACCATAaat contains:
- the LOC132049889 gene encoding 1-aminocyclopropane-1-carboxylate oxidase homolog 1-like, with amino-acid sequence MEVFNTNEVQVPSEAKYDRKAELEAFDETKAGVKGLVDAGVTKVPRIFVQPSKSEDSTIHDSNKKFSFPIIDLEGIKEDPIKRKKIVQEVGHASETWGFFQVINHGIPNHVLDEMKDGVIRFFEQDTEVKKQWYTRDFTKEFMFNSNFDLFGAPVTNWRDTFSATVAPIPPNPQELPSVCRDILLEYTNQVMKLGDTLFELLSEAIGLEPNHFKDIGCAEGLMALGHYYPACPQPELTLGTSKHADNDFLTVLLQDNIGGLQVLHQNHWVDVPPTSGALVVNMGDILQLISNDKLKSVDHRVLANKVGPRVSLACFFMSNFVPTQRMYGPIKELISEHNPPKYRETTIKEFTTYFNNKGLDGTSTLLHFRL